The following are encoded in a window of Maylandia zebra isolate NMK-2024a linkage group LG5, Mzebra_GT3a, whole genome shotgun sequence genomic DNA:
- the LOC101478284 gene encoding AMP deaminase 2 isoform X4 — protein MEEKYKEIAEELFTRSMTESEMRSAPYEFPEDSPIEQLEERRHRLERQISQDIKLEPEILLRAKQDFMKIDSAADLELMKDESVDTVDDAVKEREMPMEYQRVSISGEEKCGVPFTDLVDAAKCVVKALFIREKYINRSLQNFCKTTAHALQDLGMKTLDLGIYEDVPETPVDADAPVHPPVSETHPYDNQDPNNMPPDTGYGCKMVDGVVHVYTKKTNMDKSGELDLPYPDLKEYIADMNVMMALIINGPVKSFCYRRLQYLSSKFQMHILLNEMKELAAQKKVPHRDFYNIRKVDTHIHASSCMNQKHLLRFIKRAMKKYPEEIVHIERGRGQTLKEVFESMNLTAFDLSVDTLDMHADRNTFHRFDKFNAKYNPIGESILREIFIKTDNYIEGKYFAHIIKEVMFDLEESKYQNSELRLSIYGRSRDEWDKLAQWAVKHSVYSDNVRWLVQVPRLFDVYHTKKQLANFQEMLENIFMPLFEVTINPRSHPELHLLLEHVVGFDSVDDESKPEHHIFNLDSPLPANWTEEDNPPYSYYLYYTYANMSVLNHLRRRRGFHTFVLRPHCGEAGPIHHLVSGFMLSENISHGLLLRKAPVLQYLYYLAQVGIAMSPLSNNSLFLSYHRNPLPEYLSRGLMVSLSTDDPLQFHFTKEPLMEEYSIATQVWKLSSCDMCELARNSVLMSGFSHKAKSYWLGPNYAKEGPESNDIRRTNVPDIRVAYRSETLTEELQLITHAVRTDELDAIDEEDSLTMGSFPGRR, from the exons ATGGAGGAAAAGTACAAAGAGATTGCTGAG GAGCTGTTCACACGCAGCATGACAGAGAGCGAGATGCGCAGTGCTCCGTATGAGTTCCCGGAGGACAGTCCCATCGAACAGCTGGAGGAAAGACGTCATCGCCTGGAGAGGCAGATCAGCCAGGATATTAA GCTTGAGCCAGAGATCTTGCTCCGTGCCAAACAGGACTTcatgaaaatcgacagtgctgCAGACCTAGA GTTAATGAAAGATGAAAGTGTGGACACTGTTGATGATGCCGTTAAGGAGCGAGAAATGCCGATGGAGTACCAGCGGGTCTCAATATCTGGAGAGGAAAAGTGTGGG GTGCCCTTCACTGACCTAGTAGATGCTGCCAAGTGTGTTGTGAAGGCACTATTTATCCGGGAGAAGTACATAAACCGTTCCCTGCAGAACTTTTGTAAGACTACAGCTCATGCCTTGCAGGACCTTGGGATGAAGACTCTGGATCTGGGAATTTATGAAGATGTACCAGAGACCCCTGTAGATGCTg atgCCCCGGTCCATCCACCAGTTTCTGAAACACACCCTTACGACAATCAGGACCCCAATAACATGCCACCAGACACAGGATATGGTTGCAAGATGGTAGACGGGGTAGTCCATGTCTACACTAAGAAAACCAATATGGACAA AAGTGGAGAACTTGACCTGCCGTATCCTGACCTTAAAGAGTATATTGCAGACATGAATGTGATGATGGCTCTTATTATCAATGGGCCAGt GAAGTCTTTCTGCTACCGTCGCCTGCAGTACCTAAGCTCTAAATTTCAAATGCACATCCTTCTGAACGAGATGAAGGAGCTGGCAGCTCAGAAGAAAGTTCCTCATAGAGACTTCTACAACATCAGAAAG gtggacacacacatacacgcctCATCCTGCATGAACCAGAAGCACCTGCTGAGATTCATTAAGAGAGCCATGAAGAAATATCCCGAGGAGATCGTTCACATTGAGCGTGGGCGTGGTCAGACCCTCAAGGAGGTTTTTGAGAGCATGAACCTGACTGCTTTCGATTTGAGTGTAGACACGCTTGACATGCACGCG GACCGTAACACATTTCATCGGTTTGACAAGTTCAACGCCAAATACAACCCCATCGGAGAATCCATCCTCAGAGAGATCTTCATCAAGACAGACAACTACATCGAAGGGAAATATTTTGCACATATAATTAAG GAGGTGATGTTTGACCTGGAAGAGAGCAAGTACCAGAACTCTGAGCTCCGTCTGTCCATCTACGGCCGCTCTAGAGATGAATGGGACAAGTTGGCTCAGTGGGCTGTCAAGCACAGCGTGTATTCTGATAATGTGCGCTGGCTTGTCCAGGTGCCCCGTTTGTT TGACGTGTACCACACAAAGAAGCAGCTGGCTAATTTCCAGGAGATGCTGGAGAACATCTTCATGCCTCTGTTTGAAGTCACAATCAACCCCCGTAGTCATCCTGAGCTGCATCTCCTCTTGGAGCAT GTGGTGGGCTTTGACAGCGTGGACGATGAGTCCAAACCTGAGCACCACATTTTTAATCTCGACAGTCCGCTTCCAGCAAACTGGACAGAAGAAGACAACCCACCCTACTCTTACTACCTCTACTACACCTATGCCAACATGAGTGTTCTCAACCACCTGCGAAG ACGGCGAGGTTTCCATACGTTTGTGCTGCGACCTCACTGTGGGGAAGCGGGGCCGATCCACCACCTGGTGTCGGGtttcatgctgtcagagaaCATCTCTCATGGTCTGCTGCTCAGAAAG GCTCCAGTGCTGCAGTATCTTTATTACCTTGCTCAAGTCGGCATTGCCATGTCACCACTGAGCAACAACAGCCTGTTCCTCAGTTACCACCGCAACCCACTGCCAGAGTATCTGTCCAGAGGCCTTATGGTCTCCCTGTCCACCGATGATCCTCTCCAGTTCCACTTTACCAAG GAACCTCTGATGGAGGAGTACAGCATTGCCACTCAAGTGTGGAAACTAAGTTCATGTGACATGTGTGAGCTGGCAAGAAACAGTGTCCTCATGAGTGGATTTTCACACAAG GCCAAAAGCTACTGGTTGGGTCCAAATTACGCTAAGGAGGGTCCTGAGAGCAACGACATCCGCCGCACCAATGTCCCGGACATCCGCGTGGCGTACCGAAGCGAGACGCTCACCGAGGAGCTTCAGCTCATCACTCACGCTGTGCGCACGGACGAGCTGGACGCTATCGACGAGGAGGACTCTCTCACCATGGGCTCTTTCCCGGGACGGCGTTGA
- the LOC101478284 gene encoding AMP deaminase 2 isoform X3: MSVDLCGASGPKPLKTQRSLPGTPVSLAHCPIDLRTSMEEKYKEIAEELFTRSMTESEMRSAPYEFPEDSPIEQLEERRHRLERQISQDIKLEPEILLRAKQDFMKIDSAADLELMKDESVDTVDDAVKEREMPMEYQRVSISGEEKCGVPFTDLVDAAKCVVKALFIREKYINRSLQNFCKTTAHALQDLGMKTLDLGIYEDVPETPVDADAPVHPPVSETHPYDNQDPNNMPPDTGYGCKMVDGVVHVYTKKTNMDKSGELDLPYPDLKEYIADMNVMMALIINGPVKSFCYRRLQYLSSKFQMHILLNEMKELAAQKKVPHRDFYNIRKVDTHIHASSCMNQKHLLRFIKRAMKKYPEEIVHIERGRGQTLKEVFESMNLTAFDLSVDTLDMHADRNTFHRFDKFNAKYNPIGESILREIFIKTDNYIEGKYFAHIIKEVMFDLEESKYQNSELRLSIYGRSRDEWDKLAQWAVKHSVYSDNVRWLVQVPRLFDVYHTKKQLANFQEMLENIFMPLFEVTINPRSHPELHLLLEHVVGFDSVDDESKPEHHIFNLDSPLPANWTEEDNPPYSYYLYYTYANMSVLNHLRRRRGFHTFVLRPHCGEAGPIHHLVSGFMLSENISHGLLLRKAPVLQYLYYLAQVGIAMSPLSNNSLFLSYHRNPLPEYLSRGLMVSLSTDDPLQFHFTKEPLMEEYSIATQVWKLSSCDMCELARNSVLMSGFSHKAKSYWLGPNYAKEGPESNDIRRTNVPDIRVAYRSETLTEELQLITHAVRTDELDAIDEEDSLTMGSFPGRR, from the exons ATCTTTGCGGTGCATCTGGGCCCAAACCCCTCAAAACCCAGCGATCCCTTCCAGGGACGCCTGTTTCTCTCGCACACTGCCCAATCGACCTGCGCACATCAATGGAGGAAAAGTACAAAGAGATTGCTGAG GAGCTGTTCACACGCAGCATGACAGAGAGCGAGATGCGCAGTGCTCCGTATGAGTTCCCGGAGGACAGTCCCATCGAACAGCTGGAGGAAAGACGTCATCGCCTGGAGAGGCAGATCAGCCAGGATATTAA GCTTGAGCCAGAGATCTTGCTCCGTGCCAAACAGGACTTcatgaaaatcgacagtgctgCAGACCTAGA GTTAATGAAAGATGAAAGTGTGGACACTGTTGATGATGCCGTTAAGGAGCGAGAAATGCCGATGGAGTACCAGCGGGTCTCAATATCTGGAGAGGAAAAGTGTGGG GTGCCCTTCACTGACCTAGTAGATGCTGCCAAGTGTGTTGTGAAGGCACTATTTATCCGGGAGAAGTACATAAACCGTTCCCTGCAGAACTTTTGTAAGACTACAGCTCATGCCTTGCAGGACCTTGGGATGAAGACTCTGGATCTGGGAATTTATGAAGATGTACCAGAGACCCCTGTAGATGCTg atgCCCCGGTCCATCCACCAGTTTCTGAAACACACCCTTACGACAATCAGGACCCCAATAACATGCCACCAGACACAGGATATGGTTGCAAGATGGTAGACGGGGTAGTCCATGTCTACACTAAGAAAACCAATATGGACAA AAGTGGAGAACTTGACCTGCCGTATCCTGACCTTAAAGAGTATATTGCAGACATGAATGTGATGATGGCTCTTATTATCAATGGGCCAGt GAAGTCTTTCTGCTACCGTCGCCTGCAGTACCTAAGCTCTAAATTTCAAATGCACATCCTTCTGAACGAGATGAAGGAGCTGGCAGCTCAGAAGAAAGTTCCTCATAGAGACTTCTACAACATCAGAAAG gtggacacacacatacacgcctCATCCTGCATGAACCAGAAGCACCTGCTGAGATTCATTAAGAGAGCCATGAAGAAATATCCCGAGGAGATCGTTCACATTGAGCGTGGGCGTGGTCAGACCCTCAAGGAGGTTTTTGAGAGCATGAACCTGACTGCTTTCGATTTGAGTGTAGACACGCTTGACATGCACGCG GACCGTAACACATTTCATCGGTTTGACAAGTTCAACGCCAAATACAACCCCATCGGAGAATCCATCCTCAGAGAGATCTTCATCAAGACAGACAACTACATCGAAGGGAAATATTTTGCACATATAATTAAG GAGGTGATGTTTGACCTGGAAGAGAGCAAGTACCAGAACTCTGAGCTCCGTCTGTCCATCTACGGCCGCTCTAGAGATGAATGGGACAAGTTGGCTCAGTGGGCTGTCAAGCACAGCGTGTATTCTGATAATGTGCGCTGGCTTGTCCAGGTGCCCCGTTTGTT TGACGTGTACCACACAAAGAAGCAGCTGGCTAATTTCCAGGAGATGCTGGAGAACATCTTCATGCCTCTGTTTGAAGTCACAATCAACCCCCGTAGTCATCCTGAGCTGCATCTCCTCTTGGAGCAT GTGGTGGGCTTTGACAGCGTGGACGATGAGTCCAAACCTGAGCACCACATTTTTAATCTCGACAGTCCGCTTCCAGCAAACTGGACAGAAGAAGACAACCCACCCTACTCTTACTACCTCTACTACACCTATGCCAACATGAGTGTTCTCAACCACCTGCGAAG ACGGCGAGGTTTCCATACGTTTGTGCTGCGACCTCACTGTGGGGAAGCGGGGCCGATCCACCACCTGGTGTCGGGtttcatgctgtcagagaaCATCTCTCATGGTCTGCTGCTCAGAAAG GCTCCAGTGCTGCAGTATCTTTATTACCTTGCTCAAGTCGGCATTGCCATGTCACCACTGAGCAACAACAGCCTGTTCCTCAGTTACCACCGCAACCCACTGCCAGAGTATCTGTCCAGAGGCCTTATGGTCTCCCTGTCCACCGATGATCCTCTCCAGTTCCACTTTACCAAG GAACCTCTGATGGAGGAGTACAGCATTGCCACTCAAGTGTGGAAACTAAGTTCATGTGACATGTGTGAGCTGGCAAGAAACAGTGTCCTCATGAGTGGATTTTCACACAAG GCCAAAAGCTACTGGTTGGGTCCAAATTACGCTAAGGAGGGTCCTGAGAGCAACGACATCCGCCGCACCAATGTCCCGGACATCCGCGTGGCGTACCGAAGCGAGACGCTCACCGAGGAGCTTCAGCTCATCACTCACGCTGTGCGCACGGACGAGCTGGACGCTATCGACGAGGAGGACTCTCTCACCATGGGCTCTTTCCCGGGACGGCGTTGA